From the Huiozyma naganishii CBS 8797 chromosome 2, complete genome genome, one window contains:
- the TDA5 gene encoding Tda5p (similar to Saccharomyces cerevisiae YLR426W; ancestral locus Anc_4.306), producing the protein MEFTVDSIVEWVVIPVIRFPIVVVLPFRQYVSENLLIALLAYSVVLSCFLRLNNWFKTFGREDWVTIGKLQDPVAVITGGSNGLGNALILELLSKYPSLSIVNLDKTPPKAEDDKLQERVVYCACDLLDTEQLNETLVKLREEYGERINLIINNAGFRLPYMSCKATGMNELQDIMQVNSISPVRIIQELVKNQQCYIVNVASALGILAPAKVAGYAASKAASIAFHHSYSSELNSRGISKVRTLLVLPGQLDTSMFAGFNPPRKFWAPVVSASHLAHKIIDCCNVGVRGTLKDPFYVNFAYILMSMPYMVQNIVRVVARMDDCLPTERIDNSIEQ; encoded by the coding sequence ATGGAATTCACTGTGGATTCAATTGTAGAGTGGGTAGTTATACCAGTTATCCGATTTCcaattgttgttgtgcTCCCATTTCGGCAATATGTTTCCGAAAACCTCCTCATAGCGCTGCTTGCATATTCGGTTGTGCTGTCGTGCTTCCTAAGATTGAATAACTGGTTCAAGACGTTTGGTCGAGAAGATTGGGTTACGATAGGAAAACTACAAGATCCTGTTGCTGTGATTACGGGGGGGTCGAATGGGCTAGGGAATGCACTTATCCTGGAACTACTATCCAAGTATCCGTCATTAAGCATAGTCAACCTTGACAAGACACCGCCAAAGGCAGAGGATGACAAATTACAAGAACGAGTGGTGTACTGTGCCTGCGATTTGTTAGACACTGAGCAATTGAACGAGACGCTAGTAAAGCTGAGAGAAGAATATGGCGAAAGAATCAACCTAATTATCAACAATGCAGGATTCAGACTACCATACATGAGCTGTAAAGCTACAGGAATGAACGAACTTCAAGACATAATGCAAGTGAATAGCATCTCCCCGGTGAGAATAATACAAGAGCTTGTAAAGAACCAACAATGCTATATTGTGAACGTTGCAAGCGCGTTAGGAATCCTTGCCCCTGCCAAAGTGGCTGGGTATGCTGCTAGCAAAGCTGCTTCAATTGCATTCCATCACTCTTACTCCTCTGAACTGAATTCAAGAGGTATTTCCAAAGTACGGACCCTACTAGTTTTACCTGGACAGCTGGACACATCTATGTTTGCCGGATTCAATCCACCGAGAAAGTTTTGGGCTCCAGTAGTTTCAGCGTCCCATTTAGCGCATAAGATCATTGACTGCTGCAATGTTGGAGTGAGAGGGACGCTGAAGGACCCCTTTTATGTCAATTTCGCTTACATTCTGATGTCCATGCCCTATATGGTTCAAAATATTGTGCGTGTGGTGGCCCGCATGGATGACTGCTTACCCACTGAACGAATTGACAATTCCATCGAGCAATAA